The following proteins come from a genomic window of Mucinivorans hirudinis:
- a CDS encoding Ribosomal large subunit pseudouridine synthase D → MYRTKVAIFGEIYIPLRMKKIIAERETALLEYLYEIFADKSKTTVKSYLSHRQISVNGCATTQFDFPVKKGDTIEFSSERTKESFRHPQLRIVYEDDYLIVINKREGLLSIATDKQPLRTAFSILSDYLKRDNPAARIFVLHRLDRETSGLMMFAKDQNIKQQMQRDWSEVVVERKYYAVVEGVVEKEQERISTYLTESKALIVYATTRENGKIANTDYRVLKRSATNTLLELKLETGRKNQIRCHLNYINHPIIGDKKYGAKTNPIGRVALHAGSLSFIHPVTGSQLDFSTPIPREFTEMF, encoded by the coding sequence GTGTACAGAACAAAAGTAGCAATTTTTGGCGAAATTTACATACCTTTGCGTATGAAAAAAATCATTGCCGAGCGAGAAACAGCTCTCCTTGAATACCTTTACGAAATATTTGCCGACAAGAGCAAAACCACTGTCAAATCATACCTCTCGCACCGCCAAATAAGTGTAAACGGCTGTGCAACAACTCAGTTTGATTTCCCCGTGAAAAAAGGAGACACAATAGAGTTTTCCAGCGAACGAACCAAGGAGAGTTTTCGACATCCCCAGCTGCGCATTGTATACGAGGATGACTACCTGATTGTTATAAATAAACGCGAGGGATTGCTCTCCATTGCCACCGATAAACAACCGCTTCGCACAGCCTTTTCTATTTTGAGCGACTACCTCAAACGCGACAACCCTGCCGCAAGAATCTTTGTGCTCCACCGTTTGGACAGAGAGACCTCGGGACTAATGATGTTCGCCAAAGACCAGAACATCAAGCAGCAGATGCAAAGAGATTGGTCGGAGGTGGTGGTTGAGCGCAAATATTATGCCGTGGTAGAGGGCGTTGTCGAGAAAGAGCAAGAACGAATCTCCACATACCTCACAGAGAGCAAAGCACTTATTGTCTACGCCACAACGCGCGAAAACGGCAAAATCGCCAATACCGATTATCGTGTTTTGAAAAGGTCAGCCACAAATACTCTGCTGGAATTAAAGCTTGAGACAGGGCGCAAAAACCAAATCCGCTGCCACCTGAACTACATAAACCACCCCATCATTGGCGACAAAAAGTATGGGGCAAAAACAAACCCCATTGGACGAGTCGCGCTCCACGCAGGCTCACTCTCCTTTATCCATCCGGTAACAGGCTCTCAATTAGACTTTTCCACACCAATCCCCCGTGAATTCACGGAAATGTTTTAG
- a CDS encoding Thioredoxin produces the protein MAGIAIPTTSENNKTLNTMALEINQSNFAELKASDKLLVIDFWAEWCGPCRMITPIIEELAAEYADQANIGKCDVDSNDEIATEYAIRNIPTIIFVKGGKVVDKQVGATTKAALADKIKKNL, from the coding sequence ATGGCGGGCATCGCCATTCCCACAACCTCGGAAAACAACAAAACACTAAATACGATGGCATTAGAAATTAATCAATCGAACTTTGCGGAGCTCAAAGCTTCGGACAAACTTTTGGTAATCGACTTTTGGGCAGAATGGTGCGGACCCTGCCGAATGATTACTCCAATTATCGAGGAGTTGGCTGCTGAGTATGCAGATCAAGCCAATATCGGTAAGTGCGATGTAGACAGCAATGATGAGATTGCCACAGAATATGCAATTAGAAATATCCCCACGATTATTTTCGTGAAAGGCGGTAAGGTAGTTGATAAACAAGTGGGCGCAACGACCAAAGCCGCGCTCGCCGACAAAATCAAGAAAAACCTGTAA
- a CDS encoding [FeFe]-hydrogenase maturation protein HydF, whose product MKPKIGIYGRMNVGKSSLLNRLLGSDVAIVSAAAGTTTDPVRRAFEILDFAPVIFIDTAGFDDTSSPLGRERVAKTVATLAEVDLAILLVEGKPTVEDEKFLEKVTSPYIVVDKNIDSQSVISLIKDAIPLSSLVEPPFFGSRLQRGDSVIMVCPIDSEAPSGRLILPQVQAIRAALDVGATAVVVQPDNFEKALAEHKPQLVVIDSQVFAQIFPLVPRGVELTSFSILLAELKGDLETYKRGLEVVTNLNSGDRILMIEHCSHQTSCDDIARVKIPRLFEQRLGKVLEFDFTKNLATVNNLSQYRLVIQCGGCMTNRRAVISNIEIAKRNGLPITNYGMAIKSLSL is encoded by the coding sequence ATGAAACCTAAAATAGGCATATACGGACGAATGAATGTGGGTAAGAGTTCGCTGCTCAATAGATTATTGGGCAGCGATGTTGCCATTGTGTCGGCGGCGGCAGGGACAACGACCGACCCCGTGCGACGCGCTTTCGAGATTCTGGATTTTGCTCCCGTCATTTTTATAGACACTGCCGGTTTTGACGACACCTCGAGCCCGCTTGGCAGGGAACGTGTCGCAAAAACAGTGGCAACTCTCGCCGAGGTAGACCTCGCCATTCTCCTTGTAGAGGGAAAGCCGACTGTTGAGGACGAAAAATTTCTGGAAAAAGTAACATCGCCATATATTGTTGTTGATAAAAACATTGATTCACAGAGTGTTATCAGTCTCATTAAGGACGCAATTCCTTTGAGTTCACTCGTCGAACCACCATTTTTCGGTAGTCGATTGCAGCGAGGGGATAGCGTTATTATGGTCTGTCCCATTGATAGTGAAGCGCCGAGTGGGCGGCTGATTTTGCCTCAGGTTCAGGCTATCCGTGCGGCATTGGATGTGGGGGCAACGGCGGTTGTGGTGCAGCCAGACAATTTCGAGAAGGCGCTGGCGGAGCATAAACCACAGTTGGTGGTGATTGACTCACAGGTTTTTGCGCAAATATTTCCACTCGTACCTCGGGGAGTTGAGCTTACTTCGTTCAGCATTCTTTTGGCTGAGCTTAAGGGCGACTTAGAAACTTACAAGCGAGGGCTCGAAGTTGTCACTAATCTAAACAGTGGCGACCGGATTTTGATGATTGAGCATTGCTCTCACCAAACAAGTTGCGATGATATTGCTCGCGTGAAGATACCTCGATTATTCGAGCAGAGACTTGGCAAGGTTCTGGAGTTCGACTTTACGAAAAATCTTGCAACGGTCAATAATTTGAGCCAGTATAGACTTGTCATTCAGTGCGGTGGCTGTATGACCAACCGCCGTGCCGTAATCTCTAACATTGAGATTGCTAAGCGTAACGGACTTCCCATTACCAATTATGGAATGGCGATAAAATCTTTGTCCCTGTAA
- a CDS encoding tRNA (guanosine(18)-2'-O)-methyltransferase has protein sequence MENTANKIEYLREFMLPERFERLASRVVNRTRYMALCLEDIFYPHNASAVIRSAEAFGIQQIHAVQSLCKFQPSQNIVRGTDQWIDLQRWDDTQTLVNHLRADGYRIVVTSPREGGATPSDFDIEAGKFALFLGTEKTGISDWLMNEADSHIHIPMVGFAESLNISVSAAIATNILTERIRANSSIDWRLTSREQEKLLFDWLCCSIRDVEKILRRI, from the coding sequence ATGGAAAACACCGCAAATAAAATTGAGTACCTGCGGGAGTTTATGCTCCCCGAGCGGTTCGAGCGATTGGCAAGCCGTGTGGTCAATCGTACGCGCTATATGGCTCTTTGTCTGGAAGATATATTCTATCCGCACAACGCAAGTGCGGTGATTCGCAGCGCGGAAGCTTTTGGGATTCAGCAGATTCACGCTGTGCAGAGCCTATGCAAGTTCCAGCCGAGCCAAAATATCGTGCGCGGAACTGACCAATGGATAGATTTGCAAAGATGGGATGACACTCAGACCTTGGTCAATCATTTGCGCGCGGATGGATACCGCATAGTTGTAACCTCCCCGCGTGAGGGTGGGGCTACCCCTTCGGATTTTGATATTGAGGCGGGTAAGTTTGCTCTATTCCTTGGCACAGAAAAGACCGGAATTTCCGATTGGCTGATGAACGAGGCTGATAGCCATATACATATCCCGATGGTTGGCTTTGCCGAGAGCCTCAATATTTCGGTTTCGGCAGCCATTGCTACTAATATTTTAACGGAACGAATTCGAGCCAACTCCTCCATTGATTGGCGTTTAACAAGCCGGGAGCAGGAAAAACTGTTGTTTGATTGGCTCTGTTGTTCGATTCGCGATGTGGAAAAAATCTTGAGACGTATCTAA
- a CDS encoding RNA polymerase ECF-type sigma factor: MNTTQFNTVVEDYADNLYRFVLGIVRIRAVAEDVVQESFSRVWENRRKVEPAKSKSYLFTIAYNLAISELRARNRRQSEDFSLTQLATQGSYNNLTEMIWQTLDTMSETQRSVIMLCDWEGYSYHEITQIMGLSLAQVKIYIHRTRNLLKERLQDEYRD, from the coding sequence ATGAATACAACCCAATTCAATACCGTTGTTGAGGATTATGCAGATAATCTCTATCGTTTTGTGTTGGGTATTGTCCGCATACGTGCTGTGGCAGAGGATGTTGTGCAGGAGAGTTTTTCGAGGGTTTGGGAGAATAGGCGCAAAGTTGAGCCGGCAAAGTCCAAAAGTTACCTCTTCACGATTGCCTATAACCTTGCCATCTCCGAGCTCAGAGCCCGTAACCGTCGTCAAAGCGAGGATTTCTCGCTCACTCAACTTGCCACACAGGGAAGTTATAACAACCTCACCGAAATGATATGGCAAACGCTTGACACAATGAGTGAAACACAAAGAAGCGTCATTATGTTGTGTGATTGGGAGGGGTATTCCTACCACGAGATAACGCAAATTATGGGACTCAGCCTCGCCCAAGTGAAAATATACATTCACAGAACGCGCAATTTGTTAAAAGAAAGGTTACAAGATGAATACAGAGATTAA
- a CDS encoding Ribosome small subunit-stimulated GTPase EngC, with product MIVTKSTGSWYTVFDMGSGEEFRCRLRGALRLEGRRSTNPVVVGDEVVVEKTAESDYLITSILPRKNYLIRRSTNLSRESHIIAANIDYIYIIVSAEQPRTNPEFIDRVLVTCEAYKIPATIVVNKSDIDSGEEFREIYELAGYEVINTSVKTGEGIEELSSRLRGGLSLLTGNSGVGKSSVINAIDPSIGARVGNISHYHRKGMHTTTFSEIFRLSNGGFIIDTPGIKGFGLVDLDNDELARYFPDLSRYAPECGYYNCTHIHEPDCAVMQAFAEGKISESRYESYLKMLDDDGKHRK from the coding sequence ATGATAGTAACAAAGAGCACAGGCAGTTGGTATACGGTTTTCGATATGGGCAGTGGAGAGGAGTTTCGTTGTCGTTTGCGGGGTGCGCTGCGCTTGGAGGGGCGACGTTCCACCAACCCCGTGGTGGTTGGCGATGAGGTGGTTGTTGAAAAGACAGCCGAGAGTGATTATCTGATTACGAGCATTCTACCTCGTAAAAATTACCTTATTCGTCGCTCCACAAACCTCAGCCGCGAGTCGCATATAATTGCTGCGAATATAGACTATATATATATAATAGTATCTGCCGAGCAGCCGCGAACCAATCCCGAATTTATTGATAGGGTGTTGGTTACGTGCGAGGCATACAAAATTCCTGCAACAATCGTTGTCAATAAGAGCGACATTGACAGCGGAGAAGAGTTTCGAGAGATTTACGAGTTAGCCGGTTACGAGGTGATTAATACATCTGTTAAAACGGGTGAGGGGATTGAGGAGTTGAGTAGTCGGCTCAGGGGCGGTTTGTCGCTGCTCACGGGCAACTCGGGCGTGGGTAAATCGTCAGTAATCAATGCAATAGACCCCTCGATAGGGGCGCGTGTGGGAAATATTTCTCACTACCACCGCAAGGGTATGCACACGACAACTTTTTCCGAGATTTTTAGATTGAGCAACGGAGGATTTATTATTGACACTCCGGGGATTAAAGGATTTGGATTGGTTGATTTGGACAATGATGAGCTTGCGCGCTATTTTCCGGACTTGAGCAGGTATGCGCCCGAGTGCGGATATTATAACTGCACCCATATTCACGAGCCTGATTGCGCTGTGATGCAGGCTTTTGCCGAGGGAAAAATCAGCGAAAGTCGCTATGAAAGTTACCTGAAAATGTTGGATGACGATGGAAAACACCGCAAATAA
- a CDS encoding Sigma-54 dependent transcriptional regulator/response regulator, which translates to MAKILIVDDERSIRNTIRELLEMEGYKCETAENGKQALEMSTKGGWDLVITDIKMPEMDGVELLAALHRDFSDLPVVMISGHGTIDIAVDCLKAGAFDYISKPIELNRLLVTVRNALDNSELMKETKTLRRKLNSKFVAEIIGESEVINKVKSLVKKVAPSDARVLITGSNGTGKELVARWLHEMNARSKAPFVEVNCAAIPSELIESELFGHEKGAFTSAVKQRKGKFEQAEGGTIFLDEIGDMSLAAQAKVLRALQEKKISRVGSDTDISVDVRVVAATNKDLQSEIAKGNFREDLYHRLSVIIVHVPTLAQRREDIPLLVEYFLKQYCNEQGISLKKITAEAVEILKQMEWTGNIRELRNVVERLVILGEDTITAEDVNSYVVI; encoded by the coding sequence ATGGCAAAGATTTTAATCGTAGATGATGAGCGTAGTATTCGCAACACGATTCGCGAACTGCTCGAAATGGAAGGGTATAAGTGCGAGACTGCCGAAAATGGCAAGCAGGCATTGGAGATGAGTACAAAAGGTGGTTGGGATTTGGTCATCACAGATATTAAAATGCCCGAGATGGATGGTGTGGAACTTCTTGCGGCTCTGCACAGGGATTTCTCAGACCTGCCTGTGGTGATGATTTCCGGACACGGAACAATAGACATTGCAGTGGATTGTCTCAAAGCCGGTGCTTTCGACTATATTTCCAAACCCATTGAGCTGAATCGTCTATTGGTTACAGTACGCAATGCGCTTGATAATAGCGAATTGATGAAAGAGACGAAGACGCTGCGTAGAAAGTTGAACTCTAAATTCGTGGCGGAAATTATTGGCGAATCAGAGGTGATAAACAAGGTGAAAAGCTTGGTGAAGAAGGTTGCCCCATCGGATGCGCGAGTACTTATCACCGGCAGCAATGGGACTGGTAAGGAATTAGTGGCAAGGTGGTTGCACGAGATGAACGCTCGCTCGAAAGCACCTTTTGTGGAGGTAAATTGTGCGGCAATACCGTCTGAACTTATCGAAAGCGAACTATTTGGACACGAAAAAGGTGCGTTTACCTCGGCAGTAAAGCAGCGTAAAGGAAAATTCGAGCAGGCTGAGGGGGGCACGATTTTTTTGGACGAAATAGGTGATATGAGCCTTGCGGCGCAGGCAAAGGTGTTGCGTGCCTTGCAGGAGAAGAAGATTAGTCGCGTGGGTAGTGATACGGATATATCTGTTGATGTGCGTGTTGTGGCTGCAACGAACAAGGATTTACAGAGTGAAATAGCCAAGGGTAATTTCCGAGAAGACCTGTATCATCGACTTAGTGTGATCATCGTACACGTGCCAACACTTGCCCAAAGGCGCGAAGATATACCGCTCTTGGTAGAATACTTTTTGAAACAATACTGTAACGAACAGGGCATATCTCTAAAGAAAATTACGGCAGAGGCTGTCGAGATTCTCAAGCAGATGGAGTGGACGGGAAATATCCGCGAACTGCGCAATGTTGTGGAGCGGTTGGTTATTCTCGGCGAGGATACCATAACGGCTGAGGATGTGAATAGTTATGTGGTAATCTGA
- a CDS encoding DNA polymerase III alpha subunit: protein MFTHLHTHTQYSILDGAAAIKKLLARAGELGQRALAITDHGNMFGVKEFHAAANKAGIKPILGCEVYVATGSRLDKGGKEDRGGDHLILLAKNPTGYHNLVRLVSYAWTEGFYYNPRIDKDLLAKYHEGLICCSACLGGEIPQFLLKNDRRGAEEAVQWFKNLFGEDYYLELQLHPSGNSYIDERVYHNQKRINGEIVEIAAKYGVKCVATNDVHYVKADDAASHDRLICLSTGKDLDDPNRMRYTTQEYLKSEEEMLALFAEYPEAVSNTQEIVDKIESYSLSHKPYMPSFPLPEGFEIDFERLRSSLVVFLKEKTELIELVNAAQSIENLPYCAELELARQQLYLEHISRVGFAKRYGDNPPVANVERLDFELKTIEWMGFPGYFLIVWDFIRAGREMGVSVGPGRGSAAGSVVAYCLGITNIDPIKYDLLFERFLNPERISMPDVDIDFDEDGREKVLKYVVDKYGQKRVAHIITFGTMAAKSSIKDVARIHKLPLSESDRLSKMVPESPGITLEKAYKEVPELAAEKESENDLIRDTLSFAERLEGSVRQTGVHACGVIIGSDDLENFIPMSTAKDAELFVVQYEGSQVEDVGLLKMDFLGLKTLSIIKDAVENVKLSKGIDIDIDSVSLEDKKTFELYSAGDTTGLFQFESPGMKKHLRNLKPNRFEDLIAMNALYRPGPMEYIDSFIRRKHGHEKIEYDLPDMEEYLADTYGITVYQEQVMLLSQKLAGFTKGQADTLRKAMGKKMRDVLDKMKATFIEGATAKGHPADVCGKIWKDWEAFAQYAFNKSHSTCYAYVSYQTAYLKAHYPAEFMAALLSRNLSDIKKISTFMDECKRMGAAVKGPDVNHSYLKFSVDENGFIRFGLGGIKGVGENASLAIIAERRANGRFKDIYDFVERVPLQVVNKKNLECLATSGALDSLVSFHRSLFFATDPKGGNYIEQILRYGNLVQTEKNSAQNSLFGDMFGNEVSVQRPLPTEGQEWGKLEMLEKERELVGIYLSSHPLDDYRLVIEKYCTNPLSDLSDIKALNGRKIRVAGMVTSVKHLSTKAGKPYGRMVVEDFSGSHEFTFFSRDWENFRPFCFEQNALLINARVGEHPFRPGELELAVESMELLSKVIDRINNIEVDISVNEISDEFIDNIHGFALANSGNIMLNFNIYDAEGGVNVRLKSRSMGVELNGATTNFFEEYGLQFRIS from the coding sequence ATGTTTACACACCTACATACACACACACAATATTCAATCTTGGACGGGGCGGCGGCAATCAAGAAATTGCTCGCGCGTGCCGGCGAGTTGGGGCAGAGGGCGCTTGCCATTACCGACCATGGCAATATGTTCGGGGTCAAGGAGTTTCACGCGGCAGCGAATAAGGCGGGCATTAAACCGATTCTCGGTTGTGAGGTCTATGTTGCCACCGGCAGCCGCTTGGACAAGGGGGGCAAGGAAGACCGCGGCGGCGACCACCTTATTCTACTTGCCAAAAATCCAACGGGTTATCACAACTTGGTGCGGTTGGTCTCTTATGCTTGGACAGAGGGGTTCTACTATAATCCGCGTATCGACAAGGATTTACTCGCAAAATATCACGAGGGATTGATTTGCTGTTCGGCGTGCCTTGGGGGCGAGATTCCTCAATTTTTGTTGAAAAATGACAGACGGGGGGCTGAGGAGGCTGTGCAGTGGTTCAAAAACCTATTTGGGGAGGATTATTATCTTGAATTGCAGCTACACCCCTCGGGTAATTCATACATTGATGAGCGAGTATATCACAACCAAAAGCGTATCAACGGGGAGATAGTGGAGATTGCGGCAAAATACGGTGTTAAATGTGTGGCTACCAATGATGTGCACTATGTTAAGGCGGACGATGCCGCATCGCACGACCGTCTGATTTGCCTCTCCACGGGTAAGGATTTGGACGACCCCAACCGTATGCGATACACCACGCAGGAGTACCTGAAAAGCGAGGAGGAGATGCTCGCGCTGTTTGCGGAATATCCCGAGGCGGTGAGCAATACGCAGGAGATTGTTGATAAAATCGAAAGCTATTCGCTCAGTCACAAGCCATATATGCCTTCGTTTCCGCTGCCGGAGGGTTTTGAGATTGATTTCGAGAGATTGAGGAGTTCATTAGTGGTTTTTCTCAAAGAAAAAACCGAGTTGATAGAACTTGTGAATGCAGCTCAAAGCATTGAGAATCTGCCGTATTGTGCCGAATTGGAGTTGGCACGTCAGCAACTGTATTTGGAGCACATCTCGCGCGTAGGTTTCGCAAAAAGATATGGCGACAATCCCCCTGTGGCGAATGTGGAACGGCTTGACTTTGAGTTGAAAACCATTGAATGGATGGGGTTTCCGGGGTATTTTCTTATCGTTTGGGACTTTATTCGCGCCGGGCGCGAGATGGGTGTTTCTGTTGGTCCGGGGCGTGGTTCGGCGGCTGGCTCTGTGGTGGCTTACTGTTTGGGTATCACTAATATAGACCCCATAAAATATGACCTTCTTTTTGAACGTTTCCTGAATCCCGAGCGCATTTCGATGCCCGATGTCGATATTGACTTCGACGAGGACGGGCGCGAAAAAGTGCTGAAATATGTGGTGGATAAATACGGGCAAAAGCGTGTTGCTCATATCATTACCTTTGGTACGATGGCGGCTAAATCATCTATCAAGGATGTTGCGCGAATACACAAACTACCCCTTTCGGAGAGCGACCGTCTGAGCAAAATGGTGCCCGAATCGCCGGGGATTACCCTCGAAAAGGCGTACAAGGAGGTGCCCGAACTTGCTGCCGAGAAGGAGTCGGAGAACGATTTGATACGCGACACGCTTAGCTTTGCCGAGCGGTTGGAGGGTTCTGTGCGTCAGACTGGTGTCCACGCCTGCGGGGTGATTATCGGGAGCGACGACCTCGAAAATTTCATCCCGATGTCCACCGCCAAGGATGCCGAACTCTTTGTGGTTCAGTATGAAGGTAGTCAGGTGGAGGATGTGGGACTGCTCAAGATGGACTTTTTGGGACTCAAGACCTTGTCTATAATTAAGGATGCGGTTGAAAATGTTAAATTATCAAAAGGTATTGATATAGATATAGATAGCGTATCACTCGAGGATAAAAAAACCTTTGAGCTCTATTCGGCGGGCGACACAACGGGCTTGTTCCAGTTCGAGTCGCCGGGGATGAAAAAGCACCTTAGAAACCTCAAACCCAACCGTTTCGAGGATTTGATTGCGATGAACGCCCTCTACCGTCCCGGTCCGATGGAGTATATCGACTCGTTCATTCGCCGCAAACACGGACACGAAAAGATTGAGTACGACCTGCCCGATATGGAGGAGTATTTGGCTGACACTTATGGCATTACCGTCTATCAAGAGCAGGTGATGTTGTTGTCGCAAAAACTGGCGGGATTCACCAAGGGGCAGGCAGACACCCTTCGTAAGGCGATGGGTAAGAAGATGCGCGACGTGTTGGACAAGATGAAGGCGACCTTTATTGAGGGGGCGACTGCCAAGGGGCATCCGGCTGATGTTTGCGGGAAAATTTGGAAAGACTGGGAGGCGTTTGCTCAATATGCCTTTAATAAGTCTCACTCAACCTGTTACGCCTATGTCTCCTACCAGACTGCCTACCTCAAGGCGCACTATCCTGCCGAGTTTATGGCGGCACTTCTGAGCCGCAACCTGTCGGATATCAAGAAGATAAGCACCTTTATGGATGAGTGCAAACGGATGGGGGCTGCCGTGAAAGGTCCGGACGTAAATCACTCATACCTAAAATTTTCGGTAGACGAAAATGGTTTTATAAGGTTCGGTCTTGGGGGCATAAAGGGTGTGGGCGAAAATGCCTCACTCGCCATTATTGCAGAGAGGCGTGCGAATGGGCGGTTCAAGGATATTTACGATTTTGTGGAGCGAGTGCCGCTGCAAGTGGTTAATAAAAAGAATCTTGAGTGTTTGGCAACATCGGGTGCGCTGGATTCTCTTGTTAGTTTTCACCGCAGCCTTTTCTTCGCCACCGACCCCAAGGGGGGGAATTATATTGAGCAGATATTGCGCTACGGCAACTTGGTGCAGACCGAGAAGAACTCCGCACAAAACAGCCTCTTTGGTGATATGTTCGGCAACGAAGTTTCTGTGCAAAGACCCCTGCCAACCGAGGGTCAGGAGTGGGGTAAGCTGGAAATGTTGGAGAAGGAGCGCGAATTGGTAGGCATCTACCTCAGCTCCCACCCGCTGGACGACTACCGCTTGGTCATCGAAAAGTATTGCACCAACCCCCTTTCCGACCTTTCCGACATCAAAGCCCTAAACGGACGCAAAATTCGCGTTGCGGGGATGGTAACCTCGGTTAAACACCTAAGCACCAAGGCTGGTAAGCCCTATGGGCGAATGGTGGTAGAGGATTTTTCGGGCAGCCACGAGTTCACTTTTTTCTCGCGCGATTGGGAGAATTTCCGCCCTTTTTGTTTCGAGCAAAATGCCCTACTCATCAATGCACGCGTGGGCGAGCACCCCTTCCGACCGGGTGAATTGGAGTTGGCGGTGGAGTCGATGGAGCTTCTGAGCAAGGTTATTGACCGCATAAACAATATAGAAGTAGATATTTCCGTCAATGAAATCAGCGATGAATTTATCGACAATATTCACGGTTTTGCGCTCGCCAACAGCGGTAATATTATGCTCAATTTTAATATCTATGATGCTGAGGGTGGTGTGAATGTGAGGCTGAAATCTCGCTCGATGGGGGTAGAGTTGAATGGCGCGACGACAAATTTTTTCGAGGAGTATGGTTTGCAATTCAGAATTTCTTAG
- a CDS encoding Multidrug and toxin extrusion (MATE) family efflux pump YdhE/NorM, with the protein MALNMMYVAVLIALLLALPGIMDYMGQDAEILPTARSYYYWITASALPAMLFFTGRQFLEGLGNTHYAMIITIISNLVNVLLNFCFIYGLWFFPEMGAVGAGTATFIARVLQFLLFATLILNREQYSRYLKNMRNVKLCKFRLRRLLNIGIPISIQVFIEIFVFSIMAIAIGTFGAKALAAHQIANNVASMAYMVVIGFQAAATILVSQYNGARLWEQMRMTMRASLHIIIIFELFTAICIALFSRDIASLFTTEATVITIASNFLLLGALFQISDGIQGVSLGGLRGILIVKSPMYITILGYIIISLPVAWICSYPLGMDEYGTWVGFIVALTIFAVTFTRLFFKKISKLQRQ; encoded by the coding sequence TTGGCACTCAATATGATGTATGTTGCAGTGCTCATTGCGTTGCTTTTGGCGCTTCCCGGAATTATGGATTATATGGGTCAGGATGCTGAGATACTGCCCACCGCACGTAGTTACTACTACTGGATTACGGCTTCGGCATTACCGGCAATGCTCTTTTTTACGGGCAGACAGTTCCTCGAGGGGTTGGGTAACACCCACTATGCTATGATTATAACTATAATATCCAATTTGGTGAACGTCTTGCTCAACTTTTGCTTTATTTATGGTTTATGGTTTTTTCCCGAGATGGGGGCGGTAGGTGCCGGCACGGCAACTTTCATTGCGCGTGTGTTACAGTTCCTCCTTTTTGCCACGTTAATTCTCAATAGGGAGCAATACAGCAGGTATTTGAAGAATATGCGAAACGTGAAGTTATGTAAATTTCGCTTGCGTCGTTTGCTCAATATAGGCATTCCAATTTCCATTCAGGTCTTCATAGAGATTTTTGTCTTTAGCATTATGGCTATTGCCATCGGAACATTTGGAGCTAAGGCGCTTGCTGCACACCAAATAGCAAACAATGTAGCTTCGATGGCGTATATGGTTGTCATAGGTTTCCAGGCTGCCGCCACAATTCTCGTGAGCCAATACAATGGGGCGCGTTTGTGGGAGCAGATGAGAATGACTATGCGTGCTTCTTTGCACATAATCATTATCTTTGAGCTATTTACGGCTATTTGTATTGCCCTGTTTTCGCGAGATATTGCATCGCTCTTTACCACCGAGGCGACCGTTATCACAATAGCCTCAAACTTCTTGCTGCTCGGCGCATTGTTCCAAATTTCGGACGGAATACAAGGGGTGTCATTAGGTGGACTTAGAGGTATTTTGATTGTGAAAAGCCCGATGTATATAACAATTCTTGGATATATAATCATCTCATTACCTGTGGCTTGGATTTGTAGTTATCCTCTGGGAATGGACGAATACGGAACTTGGGTTGGATTTATCGTAGCTTTGACTATCTTTGCGGTGACCTTTACGAGGTTGTTTTTCAAAAAAATATCTAAATTGCAGAGACAATGA